Proteins encoded within one genomic window of Halorussus salilacus:
- the lonB gene encoding ATP-dependent protease LonB — protein MSKDTDNDAPPPEQTREQEGSTTREREGSTTREQDGSKFEDLGSDVEPDVEDESVLEDDLLGGLEIDTTEEIEVPDRLVDQVIGQDHARDVVQKAAKQRRHVMMIGSPGTGKSMLAKAMSELLPKEDLQDVLVYHNPDDGNEPKVRTVPAGKGEQIIDAHKEEARKRNQMRSFLMWVIIAIVVGYALLIAQRPLLGILAAGVIYLAFRYGSRGSDAMIPNLLVNTADQTTAPFEDATGAHAGALLGDVRHDPFQSGGMETPSHDRVEPGAIHKANKGVLFVDEINTLDIRSQQKLMTAIQEGEFSITGQSERSSGAMVQTEPVPCDFIMIAAGNMDAMENMHPALRSRIKGYGYEVYMDDTIEDTPEMRRKYTRFIAQEVENDGRLPHFTEEAVEEVILEAQRRSGRKEHLTLKLRDLGGLVRVAGDIARAENKDQTDREDVLQAKRRSRSIEQQVADDYIERRKDYELTVNDGDVVGRVNGLAVMGEDSGIVLPVMAEVTPSQGPGDVIATGQLKEMAEEAVQNVSAIIKKFSDEDISQKDVHIQFVQAGQQGVDGDSASITVATAVISALEDIPIHQNLAMTGSLSVRGDVLPVGGVTHKIEAAAKSGLDTVIIPAANEDDVMIEEEYEEQIEIIPVSHISEVLEVALAGEAEKDSLVDRLKNITGSALDRQVGRSGTGSPSPQ, from the coding sequence ATGAGTAAGGATACCGATAACGACGCTCCGCCGCCGGAGCAAACACGCGAGCAGGAAGGCTCGACGACGCGCGAGCGGGAGGGCTCGACGACGCGCGAGCAGGACGGCTCGAAGTTCGAGGACCTCGGGAGCGACGTCGAACCCGACGTCGAAGACGAATCGGTCCTCGAAGACGACCTGCTCGGCGGTCTGGAGATCGACACGACCGAGGAGATCGAGGTCCCCGACCGCCTGGTAGACCAGGTCATCGGTCAGGACCACGCCCGCGATGTGGTCCAGAAAGCGGCCAAACAGCGCCGCCACGTCATGATGATCGGGTCGCCGGGGACGGGGAAGTCGATGCTGGCGAAGGCGATGAGCGAACTCCTCCCGAAGGAGGACCTCCAGGACGTGCTCGTCTACCACAACCCCGACGACGGCAACGAACCCAAGGTTCGGACCGTCCCGGCGGGCAAGGGCGAGCAGATCATCGACGCCCACAAGGAGGAGGCCCGCAAGCGCAACCAGATGCGGTCGTTCCTGATGTGGGTCATCATCGCCATCGTGGTGGGGTACGCGCTTCTCATCGCACAGCGACCGCTTCTCGGAATCCTCGCGGCGGGGGTCATCTATCTCGCGTTCCGGTACGGGTCGCGGGGGAGCGACGCGATGATTCCGAACCTGCTGGTCAACACCGCCGACCAGACCACCGCGCCCTTCGAGGACGCCACCGGCGCTCACGCGGGTGCCCTGCTGGGCGACGTACGCCACGACCCCTTCCAGTCGGGTGGGATGGAGACGCCGAGTCACGACCGCGTCGAACCCGGCGCGATCCACAAGGCCAACAAGGGCGTGCTGTTCGTCGACGAGATCAACACCCTCGACATCCGGTCCCAGCAGAAGCTGATGACCGCGATTCAGGAGGGCGAGTTCTCCATCACGGGCCAGTCCGAGCGCTCCTCGGGCGCGATGGTCCAGACCGAGCCCGTCCCCTGTGATTTCATCATGATCGCCGCAGGGAACATGGACGCGATGGAGAACATGCACCCCGCGCTGCGGTCGCGCATCAAGGGGTACGGCTACGAGGTGTACATGGACGACACCATCGAGGACACCCCCGAGATGCGCCGCAAGTACACCCGGTTCATCGCCCAGGAAGTCGAGAACGACGGGCGGTTGCCCCACTTCACCGAGGAGGCCGTCGAGGAGGTCATCCTCGAAGCCCAGCGCCGGTCGGGTCGCAAGGAGCACCTCACGCTCAAGCTCCGGGACCTCGGCGGGCTGGTCCGGGTGGCGGGCGACATCGCCCGCGCCGAGAACAAGGACCAGACCGACCGCGAGGACGTGCTACAGGCCAAGCGCCGGAGTCGCTCCATCGAGCAACAGGTCGCCGACGACTACATCGAGCGCCGCAAGGACTACGAGCTCACGGTCAACGACGGCGACGTGGTCGGCCGGGTCAACGGCCTCGCCGTGATGGGCGAGGACTCGGGCATCGTCCTGCCCGTGATGGCCGAGGTCACGCCCTCGCAGGGGCCGGGAGACGTCATCGCCACCGGCCAGCTCAAGGAGATGGCCGAGGAGGCGGTCCAGAACGTCTCGGCCATCATCAAGAAGTTCTCCGACGAGGACATCTCCCAGAAGGACGTTCACATCCAGTTCGTTCAAGCCGGACAGCAGGGCGTCGACGGCGACTCGGCCTCGATCACGGTCGCGACCGCCGTCATCTCCGCGCTGGAGGACATCCCCATCCACCAGAACCTCGCGATGACCGGGTCGCTGTCGGTCCGGGGCGACGTGCTCCCGGTCGGCGGCGTCACCCACAAGATCGAGGCCGCCGCCAAGTCGGGTCTCGACACGGTCATCATCCCCGCGGCGAACGAGGACGACGTGATGATCGAAGAGGAGTACGAGGAGCAGATCGAGATCATCCCCGTCTCCCACATCAGCGAGGTGCTCGAAGTCGCGCTCGCTGGCGAGGCCGAGAAGGACAGCCTCGTCGACCGCCTCAAGAACATCACCGGGTCGGCGCTCGACCGGCAGGTCGGCCGGTCGGGCACCGGCAGTCCGAGCCCGCAGTAG
- a CDS encoding nicotinamide-nucleotide adenylyltransferase: MARGFYIGRFQPYHNGHHNVVETIAEEVDELVLGIGSAGDSHSRHDPFTAGERIMMITKSLVDSDLVTYAVPIEDLDRNSVWVSHVQSMSPDFDVAYSNNPLVIQLFTEAGVEVRQSPMFNRDVLEGTEVRERMIADEDWERLVPDPVVEVIREIDGIERIQRVSDSDSNGV, translated from the coding sequence ATGGCTCGCGGGTTCTACATCGGGCGGTTCCAGCCCTACCACAACGGCCACCACAACGTGGTCGAGACCATCGCCGAGGAGGTCGACGAACTCGTCCTCGGCATCGGGAGCGCGGGCGACTCCCACAGCCGACACGACCCCTTCACGGCGGGCGAGCGCATCATGATGATCACCAAGTCGCTGGTCGACTCGGACTTGGTGACCTACGCGGTCCCCATCGAGGACTTGGACCGCAACTCGGTGTGGGTCAGCCACGTCCAGAGCATGAGCCCCGACTTCGACGTCGCCTACTCGAACAACCCCCTCGTCATCCAGCTGTTCACGGAGGCGGGCGTCGAGGTCCGCCAGTCGCCGATGTTCAACCGCGACGTGCTGGAGGGCACCGAGGTCCGCGAGCGGATGATCGCAGACGAGGACTGGGAAAGGCTGGTCCCCGACCCCGTGGTCGAGGTGATCCGGGAGATCGACGGCATCGAGCGCATCCAGCGGGTGAGCGACTCCGACAGCAACGGGGTGTAG
- a CDS encoding SAM hydrolase/SAM-dependent halogenase family protein translates to MITLASDFGTPYPAAMKGVILGRTDARLVDVAHDFPRQDVRSAAFWLREVLPYFPPAVHLVVVDPGVGTDRAALAVRAGDHALVGPDNGVLLPAARALASPAVAGDASAPDAGIEVFEVEYDDAETESSTFHGRDVFAPAAADVHEAGTGSFESLDRIAPVDDYADLRFPAPDLDRDSGAAVGEVLVVDGFGNAVTNLPGDLLAGRDAVRVNGEHAPVARAYAALAPSERLVTVGSHGNVELAVNRGRGDEAFGVSVGDGVRVTW, encoded by the coding sequence ATGATAACGCTCGCCTCGGACTTCGGCACGCCCTACCCGGCGGCGATGAAGGGCGTGATACTCGGGCGGACCGACGCGCGACTGGTCGACGTGGCCCACGACTTCCCGCGACAGGACGTGCGTTCGGCGGCGTTCTGGCTGCGGGAGGTCCTCCCCTACTTCCCGCCCGCGGTCCACCTCGTCGTGGTCGACCCCGGGGTCGGTACCGACCGCGCCGCGCTCGCGGTCCGGGCGGGCGACCACGCGCTCGTGGGGCCGGACAACGGGGTCCTGCTCCCGGCGGCCCGCGCGCTGGCGTCGCCCGCGGTCGCGGGCGACGCCAGCGCGCCCGACGCCGGAATCGAGGTCTTCGAGGTCGAGTACGACGACGCGGAGACCGAGAGCAGTACCTTCCACGGCCGGGACGTGTTCGCGCCCGCCGCGGCCGACGTTCACGAGGCTGGTACCGGGTCGTTCGAGTCGCTGGACCGAATCGCCCCCGTCGACGACTACGCCGACCTCCGGTTTCCCGCCCCGGACCTCGACCGCGATTCGGGCGCGGCGGTCGGCGAGGTGCTGGTGGTCGACGGCTTCGGAAACGCGGTCACCAACCTCCCCGGTGACCTGCTCGCCGGTCGCGATGCGGTGCGGGTGAACGGCGAGCACGCGCCGGTCGCGCGGGCCTACGCCGCGCTCGCCCCCAGCGAGCGGCTGGTCACGGTCGGGAGCCACGGCAACGTCGAACTCGCGGTGAACCGGGGACGCGGCGACGAGGCGTTCGGCGTCTCGGTCGGCGACGGGGTGCGCGTGACGTGGTGA
- a CDS encoding DUF7520 family protein yields the protein MTEVSEISGRPVFAIVAIAVVALAGLLGAVVGASGQERGVAMDLAGVVSFGMTPVSMAAFGVLATGSVLAVLFGLVSIASKYDEGSAR from the coding sequence GTGACCGAAGTCTCCGAGATATCGGGCCGCCCCGTCTTCGCAATCGTCGCGATAGCGGTGGTCGCGCTGGCCGGGCTCCTCGGCGCGGTCGTCGGCGCGAGCGGTCAGGAGCGGGGCGTTGCGATGGACCTCGCGGGCGTGGTCTCGTTCGGGATGACGCCGGTCTCGATGGCGGCGTTCGGCGTGCTTGCGACCGGTTCGGTGCTGGCGGTCCTGTTCGGACTCGTGAGCATCGCCTCGAAGTACGACGAAGGGAGTGCCCGATAG
- a CDS encoding aldo/keto reductase → MDERRTEGGTPGAATMGPVGLGTMGIEDPDRVASAVETGYRHLDTAQIYDNEAVVGAGIERAAAAREDLFVATKVWVDELAPADVVASTEASLDRLGLDYVDLLYVHRPIGEYDPEETLPAFDRLREEGLVRNVGVSNFSPEQVAEAREVLDAPLLANQVEMHPLYRQPELREDAQRRGYRLVAYSPLAQGEVFEVPELRAVAEKHDATPAQVSLAWLASLPNVVPIPRSASDAHLRENLAALALALDDGDVAKIESIERTEKLFE, encoded by the coding sequence ATGGACGAGCGTCGGACCGAAGGGGGGACGCCCGGAGCGGCGACGATGGGGCCGGTGGGCCTCGGAACGATGGGCATCGAGGACCCCGACCGGGTCGCGTCGGCGGTCGAGACGGGGTATCGCCACCTCGACACCGCCCAGATATACGACAACGAGGCGGTCGTCGGGGCGGGCATCGAGCGGGCGGCGGCGGCCCGCGAGGACCTGTTCGTGGCGACCAAGGTGTGGGTCGACGAGCTGGCCCCGGCGGACGTGGTCGCGAGCACCGAGGCCAGCCTCGACCGCCTGGGCCTCGACTACGTGGACCTGCTGTACGTCCACCGGCCCATCGGGGAGTACGACCCCGAGGAGACGCTCCCGGCGTTCGACCGGCTCCGCGAGGAGGGGCTGGTCCGGAACGTCGGTGTGAGCAACTTCTCGCCCGAGCAGGTCGCGGAGGCCCGAGAGGTGCTGGACGCCCCCCTGCTCGCGAATCAGGTCGAGATGCACCCGCTGTACCGCCAGCCCGAGCTCCGCGAGGACGCCCAACGGCGCGGCTACCGGCTCGTGGCCTACTCGCCGCTCGCGCAGGGCGAGGTGTTCGAGGTGCCCGAACTCCGGGCGGTCGCCGAGAAGCACGACGCCACGCCCGCGCAGGTCAGCCTCGCGTGGCTCGCGAGCCTGCCGAACGTCGTCCCTATTCCGCGGTCGGCCAGCGACGCCCACCTCCGGGAGAACCTCGCGGCGCTGGCACTGGCGCTCGACGACGGGGACGTGGCGAAGATCGAGTCGATAGAACGGACGGAGAAACTGTTCGAGTAG
- a CDS encoding CPBP family intramembrane glutamic endopeptidase, which produces MAPAPMYESFAAVTLLVLGLLIVLARASQAMFADSGDDSAGTPAGGGDQRPEDGHTSEVPATGAARIERHRDAGGEWNDPPGVAVGEAGDEADDSENEGPWRDGDETPWGENEAEADARRGRERRGPDPESLTTGALLANVAVSQGFFGAILVGAAWLGSIPLADLGLAVGDPWRTGVPAVGLGAALGVALYVANELSTEVLDATGIEYSEGLREELAPDTPRGWAILLGVVLPVIAGFEELLFRAALVGAFAAGFGVSPWVLAGLSTVAFAVGHGAQGPGGVVVTGVLGFALAAAFVLTGSLVVVVVAHYLVNALEFAVHEGLGIEWA; this is translated from the coding sequence ATGGCCCCAGCCCCGATGTACGAATCGTTCGCCGCGGTCACCCTGCTGGTCCTCGGGTTGCTCATCGTGCTCGCCCGGGCCTCTCAGGCCATGTTCGCCGACTCCGGCGACGACTCGGCCGGGACTCCGGCGGGCGGCGGCGACCAGCGTCCCGAGGACGGCCACACCTCCGAGGTCCCCGCGACCGGGGCCGCCCGCATCGAGCGCCACCGCGACGCGGGCGGGGAGTGGAACGACCCGCCCGGGGTCGCGGTCGGCGAGGCCGGGGACGAGGCCGACGACTCGGAGAACGAGGGGCCGTGGCGCGACGGCGACGAGACGCCGTGGGGCGAGAACGAGGCCGAGGCCGACGCCCGGCGGGGCCGCGAACGCCGCGGTCCGGACCCCGAGTCGTTGACCACCGGGGCCCTGCTGGCGAACGTCGCGGTCAGTCAGGGCTTCTTCGGCGCGATTCTGGTGGGCGCGGCGTGGCTCGGCTCGATTCCGCTCGCCGACCTCGGGCTGGCGGTCGGCGACCCGTGGCGGACCGGCGTCCCCGCGGTCGGCCTCGGGGCGGCGCTCGGCGTCGCGCTCTACGTCGCAAACGAACTCAGCACCGAAGTGCTGGATGCGACCGGTATCGAGTACTCCGAGGGCCTCCGCGAGGAACTCGCGCCCGACACGCCCCGGGGGTGGGCGATATTACTCGGGGTCGTCCTCCCGGTCATCGCGGGCTTCGAGGAACTCCTCTTTCGGGCCGCGCTGGTCGGCGCGTTCGCCGCGGGGTTCGGCGTCTCGCCGTGGGTGCTCGCCGGACTCTCGACGGTCGCGTTCGCGGTCGGTCACGGCGCGCAGGGACCGGGCGGGGTGGTCGTGACCGGCGTCCTCGGGTTCGCGCTCGCGGCCGCGTTCGTCCTCACGGGGAGCCTGGTGGTCGTGGTGGTCGCCCACTACCTAGTCAACGCGCTGGAGTTCGCGGTCCACGAGGGGCTCGGTATCGAGTGGGCCTGA
- a CDS encoding AMP-binding protein — protein sequence MDTLQDVDEVVHEPSEEFVESTNVYQFMRDHDIDDYDELIERTCNEVEGVEESGIEWFWDEMVDYLDIDFYEDYDAVRDDSEGPQFSEWYPGGELNIAHNVVDRHARPDSETRNKVATIWEGEDGEVREVTFHELARQSNKVANALEERGVGKGDAVGLYMPMVPEVVSILYGAFKVGAIAVPIFSGFGVEATATRIADPECSVLFTADGFYRRGSEVTLKDAADEAIDEAGHVEHTIVYERLGHISSDEVSLSWRSRDESWDDAVETQSDEYDTASLDSSDESMLLYSSGTTGKPKGIVHTHAGALMQAAKEIYFGFDHKPSDRFFWVSDIGWMMGPWTLIGNHAFGGTVFMYEGAPDHPEPDRFWEMIDRHAITTFGISPTAIRALRKYGDEWLADHDLSTLRLLGSTGEPWDPESWQWFYENVGGGEAPIINISGGTEIMGCFLMPMPIQSLKPCSLGGPGLGMDIDIVNSAGESIADTHERGFLVARDSCPSMTKSLWAGDERYLEEYWSTFEDPPLWDHGDWAQKDEDGFWFLHGRADDAINVAGRKVGPAEVEGALIDHDAVNQAAAVGVPDDTTGQAVVAYVILEDGYDAGDDLREELRAQVGEELGKPFRPREVLFVSEFPKTQSGKIIRRAIEATYTGEDLGDMSSIENPEALEKLEAAE from the coding sequence ATGGATACGCTACAGGACGTAGACGAGGTCGTTCACGAACCCAGCGAGGAGTTCGTGGAGTCGACGAACGTCTACCAGTTCATGCGGGACCACGACATCGACGACTACGACGAGCTCATCGAGCGGACCTGCAACGAGGTCGAGGGCGTCGAGGAGTCGGGCATCGAGTGGTTCTGGGACGAGATGGTCGACTACCTCGACATAGACTTCTACGAGGACTACGACGCGGTCCGAGACGACAGCGAGGGCCCGCAGTTCTCGGAGTGGTACCCGGGCGGCGAACTCAACATCGCCCACAACGTCGTCGACCGACACGCTCGCCCCGACAGCGAGACCCGCAACAAGGTCGCCACTATCTGGGAGGGCGAGGACGGCGAGGTCCGCGAGGTCACGTTCCACGAACTCGCCCGCCAGTCGAACAAGGTCGCCAACGCCCTCGAAGAGCGGGGCGTCGGGAAGGGCGACGCCGTGGGGCTGTACATGCCGATGGTGCCGGAGGTCGTCTCCATCCTCTACGGCGCGTTCAAGGTCGGAGCCATCGCGGTCCCCATCTTCTCGGGGTTCGGCGTCGAGGCGACCGCGACACGCATCGCCGACCCCGAGTGTTCGGTGCTGTTCACCGCCGACGGCTTCTACCGCCGGGGGAGCGAGGTGACGCTGAAGGACGCCGCCGACGAGGCCATCGACGAGGCCGGGCACGTCGAGCACACCATCGTCTACGAGCGCCTCGGTCACATCTCCAGCGACGAGGTGTCGCTGTCGTGGCGGAGCCGCGACGAGTCGTGGGACGACGCGGTCGAGACCCAGTCCGACGAGTACGACACCGCGTCGCTCGATTCGTCGGACGAGTCGATGTTGCTGTACTCCTCGGGCACCACCGGCAAGCCCAAGGGCATCGTCCACACCCACGCCGGTGCCCTGATGCAGGCCGCCAAGGAGATTTACTTCGGCTTCGACCACAAGCCGAGCGACCGGTTCTTCTGGGTGTCGGACATCGGGTGGATGATGGGGCCGTGGACCCTCATCGGCAACCACGCGTTCGGCGGCACCGTCTTCATGTACGAGGGCGCGCCCGACCACCCCGAACCCGACCGCTTCTGGGAGATGATAGACCGCCACGCCATCACCACGTTCGGCATCTCCCCCACGGCGATCCGCGCCCTGCGCAAGTACGGCGACGAGTGGCTGGCTGACCACGACCTCTCTACGCTCCGCCTGCTCGGGTCGACCGGCGAACCGTGGGACCCCGAGAGCTGGCAGTGGTTCTACGAGAACGTGGGTGGCGGTGAAGCGCCCATCATCAACATCTCGGGCGGCACCGAGATAATGGGCTGTTTCCTGATGCCGATGCCCATCCAGTCGCTCAAGCCCTGCAGCCTCGGCGGGCCGGGACTCGGCATGGACATCGACATCGTGAACTCGGCGGGCGAGTCCATCGCTGACACCCACGAGCGGGGCTTCCTCGTGGCCCGCGACTCGTGTCCATCGATGACCAAGAGCCTCTGGGCGGGCGACGAGCGCTACCTCGAAGAGTACTGGTCGACCTTCGAGGACCCGCCGCTGTGGGACCACGGCGACTGGGCCCAGAAGGACGAGGACGGATTCTGGTTCCTCCACGGCCGGGCCGACGACGCCATCAACGTCGCCGGGCGCAAAGTGGGCCCCGCCGAAGTGGAGGGCGCGCTCATCGACCACGACGCCGTGAATCAGGCCGCCGCCGTGGGCGTTCCGGACGACACCACCGGGCAGGCCGTGGTCGCCTACGTCATCCTCGAAGACGGCTACGACGCGGGCGACGACCTCCGCGAGGAACTCCGCGCGCAGGTCGGCGAGGAGCTGGGGAAACCGTTCCGCCCCCGCGAGGTGCTTTTCGTCTCGGAGTTCCCCAAGACCCAGTCCGGGAAGATCATCCGGCGGGCCATCGAGGCGACCTACACCGGCGAGGACCTCGGAGACATGTCCAGCATCGAGAACCCCGAGGCGCTGGAGAAGTTGGAAGCCGCCGAGTAG
- the pyrF gene encoding orotidine-5'-phosphate decarboxylase → MTAFFDRLADRIADIDSVVSVGLDPDPDRLPEAVRDADLPRWAFNRRIVDATHEHAAVFKPNAAFYEDPAGWRALEKTVEHAREKGVPVLLDAKRADIGNTSRQYAKVLDSVDAITLNPFLGRDSLAPFLDREEAGCFLLCRTSNPGGADVQELELASGDLVYERVADLASEWNEQGHGNVGLVVGATTPDELRAVRERVPDLPFLVPGVGAQGGDVAAAARCAAAANGAGLVNSTRGIIFAGEDSDRPFDEAAGEAAADLKERLNEYR, encoded by the coding sequence ATGACCGCGTTCTTCGACCGCCTCGCCGACCGCATCGCCGACATCGACAGCGTCGTCTCGGTCGGCCTCGACCCCGACCCGGACCGACTCCCCGAGGCGGTCCGGGACGCCGACCTGCCGCGCTGGGCGTTCAACCGCCGCATCGTCGACGCGACCCACGAGCACGCCGCGGTCTTCAAGCCCAACGCCGCGTTCTACGAGGACCCGGCGGGGTGGCGAGCGCTGGAGAAGACGGTCGAACACGCCCGCGAGAAGGGCGTCCCGGTCCTGCTCGACGCCAAGCGCGCCGACATCGGCAACACGTCCCGCCAGTACGCGAAGGTGTTGGACTCGGTGGACGCCATCACGCTCAACCCCTTCCTCGGCCGGGACTCGCTCGCGCCCTTCCTCGACCGCGAGGAGGCGGGCTGTTTCCTGCTCTGTCGGACCTCGAACCCCGGCGGGGCGGACGTTCAGGAGCTCGAATTGGCCTCCGGCGACCTCGTCTACGAGCGCGTCGCCGACCTCGCGAGCGAGTGGAACGAGCAGGGCCACGGCAACGTCGGTCTGGTGGTCGGCGCGACCACGCCCGACGAACTCCGCGCGGTTCGCGAGCGCGTCCCCGACCTGCCGTTCCTCGTGCCCGGCGTCGGCGCGCAGGGCGGGGACGTGGCGGCGGCCGCGCGCTGCGCGGCCGCCGCGAACGGCGCGGGACTGGTCAACTCCACCCGAGGCATCATCTTCGCGGGCGAGGACTCGGACCGACCGTTCGACGAGGCCGCCGGAGAGGCGGCCGCCGACCTCAAAGAGCGGCTGAACGAGTACCGATAG
- a CDS encoding trimeric intracellular cation channel family protein yields the protein MVIAAPDPFAVMNVVGLLAFAVVGSLRAIDADLDLLGVGVLGVMTALGGGVTRDLLVDSVPVALRSTTDVSVALAGVGVGLAVGRVVGDVTDHSVVLLADAVGLAAFAATGALVAADAGLSAFGVVVLATVTGVGGGLLSDVLLRNVPAVLVEDFYATCALVGGVAFWALASVGVGDGTNAAVCAGLVLGLRLLAIRYDWELPTV from the coding sequence GTGGTGATCGCGGCACCCGACCCCTTCGCGGTGATGAACGTGGTCGGCCTGCTGGCGTTCGCGGTCGTGGGGTCGCTGCGGGCCATCGACGCCGACCTCGACCTGCTCGGCGTTGGCGTGCTGGGCGTGATGACCGCGCTCGGCGGCGGGGTCACCCGCGACCTGCTGGTCGACAGCGTGCCGGTCGCGCTCCGGTCGACGACCGACGTGAGCGTCGCGCTGGCGGGGGTCGGTGTCGGACTCGCGGTCGGTCGCGTCGTCGGCGACGTGACCGACCACTCGGTCGTCCTGCTAGCCGACGCGGTCGGCCTCGCGGCGTTCGCAGCGACCGGGGCGCTGGTCGCCGCCGACGCGGGGCTGTCGGCGTTCGGCGTCGTCGTGCTCGCTACCGTGACGGGGGTCGGCGGCGGTCTCCTGAGCGACGTGCTCCTCCGGAACGTCCCCGCGGTCCTCGTCGAGGACTTCTACGCCACCTGCGCGCTGGTCGGCGGGGTCGCCTTCTGGGCGCTGGCGAGCGTCGGCGTCGGTGACGGGACGAACGCGGCGGTCTGCGCGGGCCTCGTGCTCGGTCTCCGCCTGCTCGCCATCCGGTACGACTGGGAGCTCCCGACCGTCTGA
- the dnaJ gene encoding molecular chaperone DnaJ, whose translation MSEDFYDVLGVSRDADEDEIKSAYREKATEYHPDVSDDPNAEEKFKKVKKAKEVLTDDQKRQAYDRMGHERFEQAEKRGGFDGGAGGAGGGMGGQGPFGGMGGQGGMGDIFEQFFGGGRGRRSDRPQKGNDLRTQLTIDLEEAYEGVQKQVTVRRPERCDTCDGEGHPPGTDSQTCRECNGRGQVTQVQETPLGRVQQTQTCRRCGGEGEIYAETCGDCGGDGVVQREATLSVEVPAGIQSGQTLQMEREAAPGPNGGPNGDLLIEVEVDEHPDFEREGDDLFHQHAISFPQATFGDTVEVPTLDGSVEMDVPAGTQSGERFRLQGKGMPRLRRRGHGDLYVQVQVVTPESLNDEQREALEQFAEAGGEEVDVEQGFFEKIRNSL comes from the coding sequence ATGAGCGAGGACTTCTACGACGTACTCGGCGTGAGCAGGGACGCCGACGAGGACGAGATCAAATCCGCCTACCGCGAGAAGGCGACCGAGTACCACCCCGACGTGAGCGACGACCCGAACGCCGAGGAGAAGTTCAAGAAGGTGAAAAAGGCCAAGGAGGTCCTGACCGACGACCAGAAGCGCCAGGCCTACGACCGGATGGGCCACGAGCGGTTCGAGCAGGCCGAGAAGCGCGGCGGCTTCGACGGCGGCGCTGGCGGCGCTGGCGGCGGGATGGGCGGTCAGGGTCCGTTCGGCGGGATGGGCGGTCAGGGCGGCATGGGCGACATCTTCGAGCAGTTCTTCGGCGGCGGCCGCGGCCGCCGGTCCGACCGCCCGCAGAAGGGCAACGACCTCCGGACCCAGCTCACCATCGACCTCGAAGAGGCCTACGAGGGCGTCCAGAAGCAGGTCACCGTCCGCAGACCGGAGCGCTGTGACACCTGCGACGGCGAGGGCCACCCGCCGGGCACCGACTCCCAGACCTGCCGGGAGTGCAACGGCCGGGGGCAGGTCACACAGGTGCAGGAGACGCCGCTCGGTCGGGTCCAGCAGACCCAGACCTGCCGACGCTGTGGTGGCGAGGGCGAGATATACGCCGAGACCTGTGGCGACTGCGGCGGCGACGGCGTGGTCCAGCGCGAGGCCACCCTCTCGGTCGAGGTCCCGGCGGGCATCCAGTCGGGCCAGACCCTCCAGATGGAGCGGGAGGCCGCGCCCGGCCCGAACGGCGGGCCCAACGGCGACCTCCTCATCGAGGTCGAGGTCGACGAGCACCCCGACTTCGAGCGCGAGGGCGACGACCTCTTCCACCAGCACGCCATCTCGTTCCCGCAGGCGACGTTCGGCGACACCGTGGAGGTGCCCACGCTCGACGGGTCGGTCGAGATGGACGTGCCCGCCGGAACCCAGAGCGGCGAGCGATTCCGCCTGCAGGGCAAGGGGATGCCACGGCTCCGGCGGCGGGGCCACGGCGACCTCTACGTGCAGGTGCAGGTCGTCACCCCCGAGAGCCTCAACGACGAACAGCGCGAGGCCCTCGAACAGTTCGCGGAGGCTGGCGGCGAGGAAGTCGATGTCGAGCAGGGCTTCTTCGAGAAGATCAGGAACAGTCTCTGA